Within the Flavobacterium sp. 9R genome, the region ATTTTGAATAGTGCTTAGTGTATCTATCAAACTTATTTCTCCCCAAGCTTCGTGTAACAAAACACCATTATTCACTTCTGTAGTGGTTCTATTGATTGAGGAAGCATCCTGCCCCCAAACTCTCACGTCTTGTAGTGCAGTAAAAACTTTGAAACGGTATCCTGAATAGCCCAAATTTAATCTGGCTCTTTGTGAATTGAACAAGGCCGTCTTCTCTCCCTTCTTTTGTAAAGTTCCAAATCCTGCTCTAATTTCTGTCCTTTCTCTGATTTGTCCAGTTGCCGTTAATTGTGCTTTAGTGGTGTTTACAGAAAAAAGAGTAATCACTCCAGCTAGTAAAGCGATTTTGTATCCTTTTGTTGCTGTACTTGCTACTTCTTTTTTAAATGAATGTTTTTTGTTGGTTAACATAGTTTTCGGTTTTGATTAGTACATTACAAACTTAATTAAGTATTTTTACTTACGTATTGTAATTTTACAAACAAAAAACTCTTTTTACCCCTTCTTTTATAGTACTAAAAAGCGGGCTATTTTATGCGTTTTCGCAATAAAAAAATTAGAATCCCAATAAAAACAGCCCTTTAGCACAATACCAATACGTAGATAATTACCACTAGTTCACAACAAAACAACGCTATAGTATTCAAATGCATAAAAAAAGCCTCATTAAAGAGGCTTTGCGTGCTGCATTTCAAATAAATACGGTAAACTATCTAAATTTAAATGTATTTATGATCCATAATTTCGGTTCTTAGCTTAGTTATATTTAACAATCCTATTCTTTTTCCAGTAGTTGCTATTAATTGTTCTTTTTTTAAACTAGAGATCATTCTGGTCACTTGTTCCTCTGTGGTACCGGCAAAATCTGCTATCTCTTTACGGGATAACGCTATGTCTATAGTGCCATCTGTTTGACCAAATTTTCTATGGATGTACAATAAAGAGTCAATCACACGTTCGCGAACATTCATGTGTGCAATTTTCCGAATATTATTTTCACTTTTATTGAGTTCCTCTGCATAGAACAACATTAAATCATACGTAAATTCTGGAACAGTATGCAAAATTTCGAGCATAACTTCATTACTAAAATTACACAAAACAGTATCCTCTAAGGCGTAAGCCCCAATCAAATAGCGTTTACTGGTACCAAAACCTCGAAAACCTAATGTATCACCGTCTTTGGTAAAGCGAACAATTTGCTCTCTACCATTAATACCGGTTTTTATGGTTTTAACTTTCCCTTTTTTTATAAAATACAGCCCTTGCATAGGAGCACCCTCAATTATAAATTGATGACTTTTTTTGCATAAAAAGCTATTTTTTTTATCCAAAAAAGGTTTCATTTTATCCAAATGCAAATGCTTTTTTATAATACAGTTTTCATTGTTACAACTATTGCAATGTGCTAAGGCTTCCTTCATAATTGTATCTTTTTAAAATTAAATTCAAACTTTATATAAACATTTAACCGTCGCGATTTCCTGCATTATTTTGCTTTTACCACGCTATAAATTGTAGTATTCTAAAAAATGAGCTTGGGATTTATCGTATCTCGAATTTTTATTCAAACTTAAGAAAAAAAATAAATTACATACGTATTTTTACGTAAAAATACTTATTTTTACAACTGATTTATCGAAATACAATTTTAGATAATCATTATAAAGAAAAGTGTAAATAAAGAAGTGTAATAATGCAAAATTCTGAAATCAAAACTACATGTTCCTACTGCGGTGTGGGTTGTGGCATCATCGTTACCAATGATTCCAAAAAAGGAGTAAGCGTAAAAGGAGACCCTAATCACCCCGTAAACAAAGGAATGCTTTGTTCGAAGGGCATGAATCTTCATTATGTAGCCAATGACACATCAGATCGTATTCTCTATCCAGAAATGCGTTGGAGCAAAGAGCAACCACTAGAGCGAGTTAGCTGGGAACAAGCCATTGAGCGTGCAGCAGCTGTTTTTTCAACTATCATAAAAAAATACGGCCCTGATAGTGTCGGTTTTTATATCTCAGGACAATGCCTAACAGAGGAATATTACTTGATTAACAAATTGGTAAAAGGCTTTTTAAAAACAAATAATATAGACACCAATTCTAGATTGTGCATGAGCTCAGCAGTAGTGGGCTACAAAAAAACATTTGGAGAAGATAGTGTTCCTGTTGCCTATGATGATATTGAACTCGCTGACACCTTTTTGATAACGGGTGCTAACCCTGCTTGGTGTCATCCAATTCTTTTCAGACGAATTGAATTGCACAAAGAGAAGAACCCAAAAGTTAAAATCATTGTTATTGAC harbors:
- a CDS encoding Crp/Fnr family transcriptional regulator, producing MKEALAHCNSCNNENCIIKKHLHLDKMKPFLDKKNSFLCKKSHQFIIEGAPMQGLYFIKKGKVKTIKTGINGREQIVRFTKDGDTLGFRGFGTSKRYLIGAYALEDTVLCNFSNEVMLEILHTVPEFTYDLMLFYAEELNKSENNIRKIAHMNVRERVIDSLLYIHRKFGQTDGTIDIALSRKEIADFAGTTEEQVTRMISSLKKEQLIATTGKRIGLLNITKLRTEIMDHKYI